In Capsicum annuum cultivar UCD-10X-F1 chromosome 11, UCD10Xv1.1, whole genome shotgun sequence, one genomic interval encodes:
- the LOC107848344 gene encoding transcription termination factor MTERF6, chloroplastic/mitochondrial produces the protein METSNSHSSGIMWFFKDRGFDDKSIHEMFQKCKRLEGMQREKASENWVYLRSIGIQERKLPSVVRKCPKILTLSLHEKLVPMVNCLETLGSKPQEVASAITKFPHILSHSVEEKLCPLLAFFEALGITEKQLGKMILINPRIISYSIEHKLSQMVEFLSSLHLSKGGMIGKVLVKHPYIMGYSVDNRLRPTSEFLKSLGLTDMDLQKVAVNYPEVLCRDVNKILKPNLSYLTLRGFGVGQIAALVTCYPPVLIKSVSNSLEPRIKFLIDVMGRRLDEVVDYPDYFRHSLKRRLESRQKLLIRKNISCTLSEMLDCNQKKFLFKFGLVQ, from the coding sequence ATGGAGACTTCGAACAGCCACAGTTCTGGCATTATGTGGTTCTTCAAAGACAGGGGCTTTGATGATAAAAGTATTCATGAAATGTTCCAAAAGTGCAAGCGCCTTGAGGGAATGCAAAGAGAAAAGGCATCTGAAAACTGGGTCTACTTGAGAAGCATAGGCATCCAAGAGAGAAAACTTCCTTCTGTTGTTCGGAAATGTCCTAAAATCCTTACTCTAAGCTTGCATGAGAAACTTGTCCCAATGGTTAACTGTCTTGAGACACTGGGATCAAAACCTCAGGAAGTCGCTTCTGCCATTACGAAATTTCCTCACATACTCTCTCACAGTGTGGAAGAGAAGCTCTGTCCACTCCTAGCTTTCTTTGAAGCTCTTGGCATCACTGAGAAACAACTAGGTAAGATGATACTGATCAACCCAAGAATTATAAGCTACAGCATAGAACATAAGCTTTCACAGATGGTGGAATTTCTTTCCAGTCTTCATCTATCAAAGGGCGGTATGATTGGTAAAGTTCTGGTCAAGCATCCATATATTATGGGTTATAGTGTTGATAATAGGTTGCGTCCTACTTCAGAGTTCCTGAAATCGCTAGGTTTAACAGATATGGATCTTCAGAAAGTGGCAGTTAATTACCCTGAAGTTTTGTGTAGAGATGTGAACAAGATTCTGAAACCTAATCTGTCCTACTTGACATTACGGGGTTTTGGAGTTGGACAGATAGCAGCTCTAGTCACCTGTTATCCTCCTGTTCTGATAAAGAGTGTTAGCAACTCTTTAGAGCCAAGGATTAAGTTTCTAATAGACGTCATGGGGAGGCGACTAGATGAAGTTGTTGATTATCCAGACTACTTTAGGCATAGCTTGAAGAGAAGATTAGAGTCGAGGCAGAAACTTCTAATCCGAAAGAACATAAGCTGTACGCTGAGTGAAATGCTGGACTGTAATCAGAAGAAATTCCTATTCAAGTTTGGTCTAGTTCAATGA